In Candidatus Zixiibacteriota bacterium, the sequence CTGACCGGAGTTATTGTAGGGCTTTTGATTGCCGCGACAGCCGTGTGGGCCATCAGCAGTTTCAGGCGTCAGCCGCGCATCGTCCTTCCCGCCGTGGCGGCCGCCGTGCTGACGGCTTTTCAAGGCTGGCAGGGAAGTGTCGTGATTTCATCGCAGCTCGAACCGGTCGTCGTGACGGTGCACATGGCGTTGGCCTTGATAATCGTGAGTTTGCTGATATACCTGACGCAGGAGGCGTACTACCGGGAGAATCGCGAAGCGTTCCTGACTTTGAGGGCGCCGCGTGGAGTGATATTTTCACTCGGGATGCTATGGGTGATTGCCATTATTCAAATAGCTCTCGGCACCCAGATAAGATCCGCGCTCGAAATCCTCGCAAGGAAATTCCCTCTATCAACCAGTGCGGAATGGATAGGCAAGGTTGGCCTGCTCAATCACATACACACCGTGCTTGGTGTGCTTCTCGTAGCTTTCTCGTGGGGTGTGGCCTTTTCAATCTGGAAATATCGTGACAGGATGAGTGCCCTCATGCGCCAGTCAGTGGTGGCAATGGTCACACTCGCGACTCTTCAGCTTTTTATGGGCCTGACCTTCATAGCTCTCGACCTGACACCAATAGTACAGGTCTTCCATCTCTGGTTGGCCAGCCTCTATGTCGGCTCGGCGCTTCTGCTGTACACCATATTTAGAAAAAGGGAGGCAGCATCGTGAAGGGAAACGCAGCTTTTCGGACGCTGGTCCTGCTGGCTGTAATTGTCATTCTGGCAGGAGGCGCGTACTTCGTTATAAAGCAGGCACAGACTTCAGTATCG encodes:
- a CDS encoding COX15/CtaA family protein — protein: MKSFRRFALFTTLATYFLIFMGGLVRVSGAGLGCPDWPKCFGRWIPPTNVEQLPPNIDPAQFNFVLAWIEYVNRLTGVIVGLLIAATAVWAISSFRRQPRIVLPAVAAAVLTAFQGWQGSVVISSQLEPVVVTVHMALALIIVSLLIYLTQEAYYRENREAFLTLRAPRGVIFSLGMLWVIAIIQIALGTQIRSALEILARKFPLSTSAEWIGKVGLLNHIHTVLGVLLVAFSWGVAFSIWKYRDRMSALMRQSVVAMVTLATLQLFMGLTFIALDLTPIVQVFHLWLASLYVGSALLLYTIFRKREAAS